One Xenopus tropicalis strain Nigerian chromosome 8, UCB_Xtro_10.0, whole genome shotgun sequence genomic window carries:
- the LOC100495215 gene encoding selection and upkeep of intraepithelial T-cells protein 2-like isoform X8, with translation MASIMNNIMIASFILWALYTECLSVRFKVSSIPSVSVALGSDVVLPCTLTPEKNGEEMEIRWFKKIYQPYAHLYMNGKDDYTAQMPQFANRTELLKENITRGIFPLKIHKVTAQDSGEYHCYVESSHHHSMAAVQLQVTAVGTVPVISSITDGAVSCESRDWHPKPSLSWTDNEGNKINSSMMKVLRDENNLYYIISIIQQPSASNITCTVSNSINHSNDSRQIRGLEHSQTSRNTHSRVYVIGAGIILIFFGCICFLLRSLGDIWDKHGDLQRKYEALLATQPKPANGTPHTEASYSPV, from the exons ATGGCATCCATCATGAACAACATTATGATAGCCTCCTTCATTCTCTGGGCGCTGTATACAGAATGTCTCTCAG TTAGATTTAAAGTCTCATCAATACCATCAGTATCTGTGGCGCTTGGGTCTGATGTGGTGTTGCCTTGTACTCTGACCCCTGAGAAGAATGGGGAGGAGATGGAAATCCGTTGGTTTAAAAAGATATACCAGCCGTATGCTCATCTTTATATGAATGGGAAAGACGATTACACAGCCCAGATGCCACAGTTTGCTAACAGAACAGAACTGCTAAAAGAGAACATCACTAGgggaattttccctttaaagatccATAAAGTCACAGCTCAGGATTCTGGGGAATATCATTGCTATGTGGAGTCCAGTCACCATCACAGCATGGCAGCAGTACAGCTACAGGTTACTG CTGTTGGAACTGTGCCGGTTATTTCATCAATTACCGATGGAGCTGTTTCTTGTGAGTCCCGTGATTGGCATCCAAAACCTTCGCTGTCGTGGACTGATAACGAAGGAAACAAAATAAACTCCTCTATGATGAAAGTGTTGAGAGATgagaataatttatattatattatcagtATTATCCAGCAACCAAGTGCTTCAAACATCACTTGCACTGTCTCCAATTCTATAAACCACAGCAATGATTCCAGGCAGATCAGAG GACTGGAACATTCACAAACCTCAAGGAATACTCACAGTCGTGTTTATGTAATCGGTGCCGGCATTATATTGATTTTCTTTGGGTGCATTTGCTTTCTATTGAGGAGTCTGG GAGATATTTGGGATAAACATG GAGACCTTCAGAGGAAATACG AAGCGCTTCTGGCGACACAGCCCAAGCCGG CAAATGGAACCCCACACACAGAAGCTTCTTATTCTCCAGTCTGA